In the Armatimonadota bacterium genome, GACGAAGGCCTGCAGCCGGCGGAGGGCCCGCAGGCGTTCCGGCTCCCCGATCCGGGCCCGGCGGACGGCCTCCTCCAGGATCCCGGTCGTCCGGTCGTAGGTGAGCCGGTCGACCGGGAAGGGGATCCCGTCCTTTCCGCCGTGGGCGAAGGCGTAGCGAGCCGGATCCCGCCAGGACAGCGGCGCGCCGGCCAGCAGCTCGGAGAGCAGGGCCAGGGCACGCAGCGTCTTTGCCCCCACCTTCGGCAACCCCAGCAGCGCCTCAAAGGTCTGCGGCTGCGCCTCGTAGGTGTGCAGGAACACCCCCGACAGCCGTGCCGGATTGAGGTCCCGGGCCAGGATGGCGTGTCGGGACGGCAGCGCGAGATGGCTCAACCGTTCCAGGTGGTTGGCCAGTTCCCCGGCCGGCCGGCGCGCCAGCGCCGCCATCGCCCCGCGCGCCTCCTCGCCTTCGGCGGCGACCAGGTTGAGCGTCTCCGCGCGCAGATCGCAGCACACCGCGGCGTGCGGCTCGCGGACGAAACTCTCCACCCGCTCGCCCAGCCAGTGATACCGGCGCGCCGTGCGATCCTCCGGCCGCATCCCCTGCTGGATCACCGCCCACTGTCCGGATGTGGTCAAGAAGAAGGTGTGATGATAGAGCTGATAGCCGTCCTGGACCGCGTTGTTGTCCACCTTTGCGGAGAGCCGGCTGGCGTAGACCAACGCGGGCGCGTCAAGGCCGAATCGGTCGCCGTAGGCGCGCAGTTCTTCGGGGGTGCGGCGCGACGCCCTCCCCTTGCCGCCGGCGACGAGCAGCCCGAGATCACGCTCGGTCCCGCGCAGCCCTTCCTTGAGGGCTCCGCACACCGTGGTGGTCACCCCGCTGCTGT is a window encoding:
- a CDS encoding DUF763 domain-containing protein; this translates as MRRTGTAVLPLHGGRAPRWLFERMTRLARAVVAALVEDGGPEVVLRRLSDPFWFQALGCLLGFDWHSSGVTTTVCGALKEGLRGTERDLGLLVAGGKGRASRRTPEELRAYGDRFGLDAPALVYASRLSAKVDNNAVQDGYQLYHHTFFLTTSGQWAVIQQGMRPEDRTARRYHWLGERVESFVREPHAAVCCDLRAETLNLVAAEGEEARGAMAALARRPAGELANHLERLSHLALPSRHAILARDLNPARLSGVFLHTYEAQPQTFEALLGLPKVGAKTLRALALLSELLAGAPLSWRDPARYAFAHGGKDGIPFPVDRLTYDRTTGILEEAVRRARIGEPERLRALRRLQAFVATPGAPRS